CTTCACCCTCTCCACTGGGAGAGTCGAAGGCGAGGCATGAACCTTCCTCGTCAACGTCACATTTCCCACAGACGAGGCGTCCGGTTGAACAAAGGGTGCCTGTAAACGGTGTTTTCGCACCACCAAAATAACACACCATCACCACTTGACTTCTTATGACACCTGCTAAATAATATGCACATGCTAAACCCCTAGCATGTGCATATTTCAGTGGTTGATGATCGCGAGACGATTGATGGTGAAGCGCACTAAGACGCCTTTGGAATTGGGCAAACGGGAGCGTCAGGTCTACGAAACGGTCGTCAGGCTTGGCGAAGCGTCGGTGAGCGATGTAAAGACAAATTTGGACCAGCCGCCGAGCTATTCGGCCGTCCGAGCAACACTTGGCTTCTTGGTCGACAAGGGCTGGCTGAAACATCGACGTGACGGCCAGCGGTATCTGTATCGATCGGCCGCCAGCCGCGAGAAGACCCAGCGCAACGCGGCTCGGCGTCTACTCGACAACTTCTTTTCCGGCTCTACGACCGCTGCGATTGCTGCACTGCTCGATGCAGCGGATGTGGAATTGAGTGATCGCCAGCGTCAAGAAATGATCGAAATGATCCAACAAGCTCGCAAGGAAAACCGATGATGGCAAGTTTTTTCTCGATCGAAACGGTTGCCACGATCGCGATAGGCAGCTTTGGCCTACTGAGTGTCGTGCTGCTGATTGCGGCGAACATGAAAAAGCGATCTGCCGCAGCACGGTTTCTGGTTCTGCAGTGTGGTTTGACCGCGACGATGTTGTTACCCGTGATTGTCCTGCTGCCCGGTGTTCCGCTCGGTTGGTTCGCCGCGGCAACCGCGTCAGAGAGCGTAGTTTTGGACGCCGGATCGCGAAGCTTCGGGCCGATGCAAAACCGTTCCATCTCAACCTCTTTGGCTCCACGGATTGCCGCTAATTCTGAAATGGACGTTGCCGTCGCCGAGCTCTCCTTCAAGCCTCCAGCAACAACCTCTTTAGCGGAAACGACTGATTGGTTTCGCATT
This sequence is a window from Novipirellula artificiosorum. Protein-coding genes within it:
- a CDS encoding BlaI/MecI/CopY family transcriptional regulator, which encodes MVKRTKTPLELGKRERQVYETVVRLGEASVSDVKTNLDQPPSYSAVRATLGFLVDKGWLKHRRDGQRYLYRSAASREKTQRNAARRLLDNFFSGSTTAAIAALLDAADVELSDRQRQEMIEMIQQARKENR